A single genomic interval of Mucilaginibacter boryungensis harbors:
- a CDS encoding helix-turn-helix domain-containing protein, which translates to MEFKHFLPSSVLKPYVRHYYLFQSDEDTEFEDTVFPSGDMEVIFNLGEGTWESAVNDTFLQTPKIELWGQITKPLAIKSKGRHTMLGIKFFTHSAAYFFNDGINLFNDQITDLSAVIGSPVKILHAQLLDTKDEQGRIALIEGFLLKRLISNEKKHFKIDKVANILTTIKTNPAEDNLGLIASKYGVTTRYLHKLIYQNTGLSPSSFNKINRFQFSLKLIAKNNLPFTSIAYHCGYFDQSHFIRDFKSFTGLTPSAYMDNLTPVNQLLLQ; encoded by the coding sequence ATGGAATTCAAGCACTTTCTTCCATCATCTGTATTAAAGCCTTATGTAAGGCACTACTACCTCTTTCAATCTGATGAAGATACTGAGTTTGAAGACACTGTTTTCCCAAGCGGCGATATGGAAGTGATATTTAATTTGGGAGAAGGTACCTGGGAATCGGCAGTTAACGACACTTTCCTGCAAACCCCTAAAATTGAACTGTGGGGACAGATCACCAAACCGCTTGCCATTAAATCAAAAGGCAGGCATACTATGCTTGGTATAAAGTTTTTCACCCATTCGGCCGCCTATTTTTTTAATGATGGCATTAACCTGTTTAACGATCAGATCACCGATTTAAGCGCTGTTATAGGAAGCCCGGTAAAAATCCTTCACGCACAACTTTTAGATACAAAGGACGAGCAAGGCCGGATAGCCCTTATAGAGGGTTTCCTGTTGAAAAGATTAATTTCGAACGAAAAAAAGCATTTCAAAATTGATAAGGTAGCCAACATTTTAACCACTATTAAAACCAATCCAGCCGAGGATAACCTGGGGCTTATTGCCTCCAAATATGGCGTTACTACCCGTTACCTGCACAAGCTCATTTATCAAAACACCGGCCTTTCACCTTCATCTTTTAATAAGATCAACCGCTTTCAGTTTAGTTTAAAGCTTATTGCAAAAAACAACCTGCCTTTTACTTCTATAGCTTACCACTGCGGTTATTTCGATCAATCGCACTTTATCAGGGATTTTAAATCGTTTACCGGGCTTACCCCATCTGCCTATATGGACAACCTTACGCCGGTTAACCAACTGCTGCTCCAATAA
- a CDS encoding S66 peptidase family protein has protein sequence MNRKNFITSLAAAGAALTTLDSWALSTENAGFRKHKLPPYLKPGDTIGITSPASYISLADVQPSVQLMESWGFKIVMGSTIGKKDFTYGGTDDERTADFQQMLDNPDVKAIMCARGGYGFVRIIDRLNFKQFAKHPKWLIGFSDITVLHCHINRHLGIATLHSKMCNSFPSDWAKAEPIQVTTIESIKQALTGEALKYAAPVSTYNRLGKTEGQLVGGNLSMIATLSGTKSDLETKGKILFIEDTDEYLYSIDRMFWNLKRTGKLDKLAGLIIGGFKLKPDTPGEEFGKTIYDIVMEKVKDYDYPVCFDFPVGHQRNNVALRCGVPHVLEVGDKGSTLETIY, from the coding sequence ATGAACCGGAAAAACTTCATCACTTCATTGGCAGCAGCCGGGGCGGCATTAACCACACTGGATAGCTGGGCTTTATCAACCGAAAATGCCGGTTTCAGGAAACATAAATTACCGCCTTATTTAAAACCAGGCGATACAATAGGCATTACCAGTCCGGCAAGTTATATCAGTTTAGCCGATGTGCAGCCATCGGTGCAGTTAATGGAAAGCTGGGGTTTTAAAATAGTAATGGGCAGTACCATAGGCAAAAAGGATTTCACCTACGGTGGTACCGACGATGAGCGCACGGCCGACTTTCAGCAAATGCTGGATAACCCCGATGTTAAAGCTATTATGTGCGCCCGCGGTGGCTATGGCTTTGTGCGGATCATCGACAGGTTAAACTTTAAGCAGTTTGCCAAACACCCCAAATGGCTGATAGGCTTTAGCGATATTACCGTGCTGCATTGCCATATTAACCGGCACCTTGGCATTGCTACGCTGCATTCAAAGATGTGCAACAGTTTCCCCAGCGATTGGGCCAAAGCCGAACCCATACAGGTAACTACTATTGAATCTATTAAACAAGCGCTGACCGGCGAAGCTTTAAAATACGCTGCGCCGGTATCAACTTATAACAGGCTGGGCAAAACCGAAGGGCAACTGGTAGGTGGTAACCTGAGCATGATCGCTACCTTATCGGGAACTAAATCCGATTTGGAGACCAAAGGCAAAATACTGTTTATTGAGGATACGGATGAATACCTGTACAGTATTGACCGGATGTTCTGGAACCTGAAACGTACGGGTAAACTGGATAAACTGGCCGGATTGATCATAGGCGGCTTTAAACTAAAACCCGATACCCCCGGCGAAGAATTTGGCAAAACCATTTACGATATCGTAATGGAGAAAGTTAAAGATTATGATTATCCGGTTTGCTTCGATTTCCCGGTAGGCCACCAGCGTAATAATGTTGCCCTGAGATGCGGTGTGCCGCATGTGCTGGAGGTAGGGGATAAGGGGAGTACCTTGGAAACGATTTATTAA
- a CDS encoding SDR family NAD(P)-dependent oxidoreductase — protein sequence MKKLSNKVAVVTGASKGIGAGIAKSLAAEGAAVVVNYASAKEGAEKVVADIVAAGGKAVAIQGDVAKQDDVNRLFAETKAAFGEVDILVNNAGVYQFGTIEQINEEEFHRQFNTNVLGLLLVTQGAVKSFGDRGGSVINISSTVTRITPPGSSIYTATKGAVDSITQVLSKELGPKKIRVNAINPGMVETEGAHAAGFIGSDFQTSIEQQVPLGRIGQVDDIAPIAVFLASDDSGWLTGETIIASGGMR from the coding sequence ATGAAAAAATTAAGCAATAAAGTAGCAGTAGTAACCGGCGCCTCAAAAGGGATTGGCGCTGGCATAGCTAAAAGTTTAGCCGCCGAAGGCGCAGCAGTAGTTGTAAATTATGCCTCGGCCAAAGAAGGCGCAGAGAAAGTAGTAGCCGATATTGTAGCAGCCGGTGGTAAAGCCGTGGCAATACAAGGCGATGTAGCCAAACAAGATGATGTTAACCGTTTATTTGCCGAAACGAAAGCCGCTTTTGGTGAGGTGGATATATTGGTAAATAATGCCGGCGTTTACCAGTTTGGCACTATTGAACAAATTAATGAAGAGGAGTTTCACCGCCAGTTTAACACCAACGTGTTAGGTTTATTGCTGGTAACCCAGGGCGCAGTAAAAAGCTTTGGCGACCGCGGCGGAAGTGTAATCAACATAAGCTCTACCGTAACCCGTATTACGCCTCCGGGAAGCAGTATTTACACCGCGACAAAAGGCGCTGTGGATTCCATTACCCAGGTACTATCTAAAGAACTTGGGCCGAAAAAGATCCGTGTAAACGCTATTAACCCGGGCATGGTGGAAACTGAAGGGGCGCATGCTGCAGGTTTTATTGGCAGCGATTTTCAAACCAGTATTGAACAGCAGGTACCGCTTGGCCGTATCGGCCAGGTTGATGACATTGCACCTATTGCCGTGTTCCTGGCTTCTGACGATTCTGGCTGGCTGACTGGCGAAACTATTATCGCCAGCGGCGGTATGCGTTAA
- a CDS encoding TetR/AcrR family transcriptional regulator, with product MARTKDFNEEEVLKKAVCLFWDKGYNGTSMQDLVDGLGISRSSLYDTFGDKHQLYLKALETYQQGYGQQLCALIGKAPSAKAAIRELLELVARDLLGDKQRKGCFVVNAGIEMASHDKEVNGMICQSEQQLEQAFLKVIQNGQQSGELDKKQDAQAIARFFNNTVKGMQVSVKSTSNARFFQDIIDTALSVLG from the coding sequence ATGGCACGTACAAAAGATTTTAACGAAGAAGAAGTTTTAAAAAAGGCGGTCTGCCTTTTTTGGGACAAAGGCTATAACGGCACGTCCATGCAGGATTTGGTTGATGGCCTGGGCATTAGCCGTTCCAGTTTGTACGATACTTTTGGCGATAAACACCAGCTATACCTTAAAGCTTTGGAAACTTACCAGCAAGGTTATGGGCAACAACTATGCGCACTTATTGGCAAAGCGCCGTCAGCCAAAGCCGCTATCAGGGAACTGCTTGAACTGGTAGCCCGCGACCTGTTGGGCGATAAGCAGCGCAAAGGCTGTTTTGTGGTGAATGCAGGTATTGAAATGGCATCGCACGATAAGGAGGTGAACGGTATGATCTGCCAAAGCGAACAACAATTGGAGCAGGCATTTTTAAAAGTTATTCAAAACGGTCAGCAAAGTGGCGAACTTGATAAAAAACAGGATGCACAGGCCATAGCACGTTTTTTTAATAACACGGTTAAAGGTATGCAGGTGTCGGTAAAATCAACCAGCAATGCCCGGTTCTTCCAGGATATTATCGACACGGCGCTTAGCGTGCTTGGATAA
- a CDS encoding alginate lyase family protein, producing MRKKQLSYFSLCCLALLSAGLLLTKCTKKGEAAQPAASTENPPALKTQATAFVHPGILNTQASLAYIANEVNNNTNPDRVAAYNLVTNYCDTHSPSNGYKATITVASSAGTQDETNFKGDALLSYALALRWAKTGNSAYATTVKQMLDGWANAFQNIVVGGTNPNPNQGALEASWATPTFCAAAEIIKYYHLPNGQTGGWTTAEDNQFKVFINKLKDNYINNTPNYNNNWNVSQGYAKMAIGIFEDSQTVYDNGLTIIKNMLPLVIASDGSMNGEICGSHNDYVHFQYSLTGFTYAANLAVIQFGDQSVYDGSSSRLLTGYNYQYKLIKGTVFPPCSPSGSPSNPIWPGIEIADRHWHTTETGYIRNLQDPYGLPGGDVGFLGWTSYTHHNVP from the coding sequence ATGAGAAAAAAACAATTGTCTTACTTTTCATTATGCTGCCTGGCGCTGTTATCGGCAGGACTGCTTTTAACTAAGTGCACCAAAAAAGGCGAGGCCGCACAGCCGGCTGCCAGCACCGAAAACCCACCAGCATTAAAAACACAGGCTACAGCTTTTGTACACCCCGGTATCCTGAATACCCAGGCCAGCCTGGCCTATATTGCCAACGAAGTAAATAACAATACCAACCCCGACAGGGTGGCGGCCTATAATTTGGTCACCAATTATTGCGATACCCATAGCCCAAGCAATGGTTATAAAGCTACAATTACCGTTGCATCAAGCGCAGGCACGCAGGATGAGACCAACTTTAAAGGTGATGCCTTACTATCGTACGCGCTGGCGCTCCGCTGGGCTAAAACAGGCAACAGCGCCTACGCCACTACCGTAAAACAAATGCTCGACGGCTGGGCAAATGCATTCCAGAATATTGTTGTGGGCGGCACCAACCCGAACCCCAACCAGGGCGCGCTGGAAGCATCGTGGGCCACACCAACTTTTTGTGCGGCAGCTGAAATTATTAAGTACTACCACCTGCCTAATGGCCAAACCGGCGGCTGGACCACTGCCGAGGACAACCAGTTCAAGGTGTTTATCAACAAATTAAAAGACAACTATATCAATAACACACCCAATTACAACAACAACTGGAATGTATCCCAGGGGTATGCTAAAATGGCTATTGGTATTTTTGAGGATAGCCAAACCGTTTACGACAACGGACTTACCATTATTAAAAACATGCTCCCACTGGTCATCGCATCGGATGGTTCAATGAATGGCGAGATATGCGGCTCGCATAATGATTATGTGCACTTCCAATATTCGCTTACAGGTTTTACTTATGCGGCAAACCTGGCGGTGATACAATTTGGCGACCAATCGGTATACGATGGCAGCAGCTCGCGTTTATTGACTGGTTATAACTATCAGTACAAGCTGATAAAGGGTACGGTTTTCCCGCCTTGCTCGCCAAGCGGAAGCCCGTCTAACCCGATATGGCCCGGTATAGAGATTGCCGACCGCCACTGGCATACTACCGAAACCGGCTATATCCGCAACCTGCAAGACCCCTATGGCTTGCCTGGCGGCGATGTAGGCTTCCTGGGCTGGACATCATACACACATCATAACGTACCGTGA
- a CDS encoding Pycsar system effector family protein, with translation MVNTIVDFDKLLRQVKKFVISYYRSYADPRYVYHNVGHTRDVVAAAKQIADHYQLNETDYFAVMTAAWFHDTGYVTGTTEHEEKSAVTAMDFLRGFELDEPILKNITDCILATKLPQAPQNLLQSIICDADLFHFGTSDFERKSKLLRQEFKELHNEDISKNDWRIKSVEMMEAHEYHTDYCRVLLNEGKERNLQLLKDKIEKVEDKKQKQAPAQKATGLAPDDKQIFSGEGNDKQELSKGVETMFRLTSTNHQRLSNMADSKAHIMISVNAIIISLLLSLLLRNIGAHHNQLIPAIMLLTVNLVTIVFSILATRPNISEGTFTQKNIEERDVNLLFFGNFYKMALDDYKAGMVTMIKDNEFLYSSLIIDVYSQGIVLGRKYRLLHIAYNVFMFGLVISVIAFVISASIK, from the coding sequence ATGGTAAACACTATAGTTGATTTTGATAAACTGTTGCGTCAGGTAAAAAAGTTTGTAATATCCTATTACAGATCTTACGCCGACCCACGATACGTATATCATAACGTTGGGCATACGCGCGATGTAGTGGCAGCGGCAAAGCAGATAGCCGACCACTATCAATTAAACGAAACCGATTATTTTGCTGTGATGACCGCAGCCTGGTTTCATGATACCGGCTATGTTACCGGCACAACCGAACATGAAGAGAAAAGTGCTGTAACCGCGATGGATTTTTTACGCGGATTTGAATTGGATGAGCCCATTTTAAAAAATATTACCGATTGTATTTTAGCTACGAAATTACCGCAAGCGCCCCAAAACCTTTTGCAAAGCATTATTTGCGATGCTGATCTGTTCCACTTTGGAACAAGTGATTTTGAACGCAAAAGCAAATTACTGCGCCAGGAATTTAAAGAATTGCATAACGAGGATATCAGTAAAAATGACTGGCGTATAAAAAGCGTGGAAATGATGGAAGCGCACGAATACCATACCGATTATTGCCGGGTGCTGTTAAATGAAGGTAAGGAACGGAACCTGCAACTGTTAAAAGATAAAATTGAAAAGGTTGAGGACAAAAAACAAAAGCAAGCACCGGCACAAAAGGCAACGGGCTTAGCCCCTGATGATAAACAGATATTCTCGGGGGAGGGGAATGATAAGCAGGAACTGAGCAAGGGCGTGGAAACTATGTTCAGGCTAACATCAACCAACCATCAGCGCTTAAGCAACATGGCAGATAGTAAAGCGCATATTATGATATCGGTTAATGCCATTATTATCTCCCTGCTGTTAAGTTTATTACTGCGAAATATCGGCGCGCACCATAACCAGCTGATACCGGCTATTATGCTGCTCACCGTTAACCTGGTTACAATCGTATTCTCTATTTTGGCCACCCGGCCAAACATATCCGAAGGAACATTTACCCAAAAGAATATTGAAGAACGCGATGTTAACCTGTTGTTTTTTGGCAACTTTTACAAAATGGCGCTTGATGACTATAAAGCAGGCATGGTCACCATGATAAAGGATAACGAGTTTTTATACAGCAGCCTTATTATCGATGTATATTCGCAAGGGATTGTGCTGGGGCGTAAATATCGCTTATTACATATAGCCTATAATGTGTTTATGTTTGGGTTAGTTATTTCTGTTATCGCATTTGTAATTTCTGCTTCTATAAAATAA
- a CDS encoding SdiA-regulated domain-containing protein → MKTKFIFSVITLTSFITLLSCIQKQISSSPIGYNFAKPVKYNVPAQLSEISGIAFNKGKSNIIYAEDDENGRVYFFREGDKNVKFTEFKETGDFEDIAICNNQVIMLQSKGVLFTIPLTEIGKPVTEKAHKNKDLLPDGEYEGMYADENTSEVYVLCKHCTTDKTSKESSGFIFKLASDGTLKQSGDFKINVKHIEGLLGVDKISFHPSALARSPLSNDWYILSSVNKILVVADAKWKIREVYKLDQNLFTQPEGMAFDSANNLYISNEGHAPQPGNILKFMYKKQ, encoded by the coding sequence ATGAAAACAAAGTTTATTTTTAGCGTAATAACCCTCACAAGTTTTATAACGCTGTTATCCTGCATTCAAAAACAAATCAGCAGCAGTCCTATAGGTTACAATTTTGCAAAGCCGGTTAAGTATAATGTGCCCGCGCAGCTAAGCGAGATATCGGGTATAGCCTTTAACAAGGGGAAAAGTAATATCATTTACGCTGAAGATGACGAGAATGGGCGCGTGTACTTTTTCCGCGAAGGCGATAAAAACGTAAAGTTCACAGAGTTTAAAGAGACAGGCGATTTCGAAGACATCGCTATTTGTAATAACCAGGTGATTATGCTGCAAAGCAAGGGAGTATTATTCACTATCCCGCTAACCGAAATTGGTAAACCTGTAACTGAAAAAGCCCACAAAAATAAAGATCTGTTACCCGATGGTGAATATGAAGGTATGTATGCCGACGAGAATACCAGTGAAGTGTATGTTTTGTGTAAACATTGCACTACAGACAAAACAAGCAAGGAAAGCAGCGGGTTTATTTTTAAGTTAGCCAGTGATGGCACACTAAAGCAAAGCGGCGATTTTAAGATAAATGTAAAGCACATTGAGGGGTTGCTGGGTGTGGATAAAATCAGCTTTCATCCATCGGCTTTGGCGCGTAGCCCGCTTAGTAACGATTGGTATATCCTGTCGTCGGTTAATAAGATATTGGTGGTGGCCGATGCTAAATGGAAAATACGTGAGGTTTATAAACTCGATCAAAACCTGTTCACTCAGCCGGAAGGTATGGCTTTTGATAGCGCGAACAATTTATATATATCAAACGAAGGGCACGCGCCGCAGCCAGGCAACATCCTGAAGTTTATGTATAAGAAGCAATAG
- a CDS encoding metallophosphoesterase has product MKRLVLFPLLLLVFSLHAQDSVKYRIILIGDAGELGKQQKGVLSSAAANVLENKTTVLYLGDNIYPTGIGLPGSKEEETTKNILRSQYQPMRAAGAPVYFIPGNHDWDRMGPKGLAKVKRAGEFLAEQKDTLLKMAPAKGCPDPTEIKINDDLVVIAFDSEWWLYIYNKDNPDADCDCKTNDEVIGRFKELLYKNRDKIIILADHHPFDTYGHHGGSYIWQDYLFPLTSVKSSLYIPLPVIGALYPFLRSTFDNPEDNGHPLYKTMIKGIDRVFTLDSNVVRVAGHEHGLQFINDEGVIQVVSGSGAKRAVVKKGKHSLFALREAGYVTLDLMLNKSMRFTYYANNAKDSVFKKVYTYSKPFIPVHIPVEKSDVVMKEDSITVSAHPSFNKVSKLHRLVYGENYRKEWAVNARLPIIKLHSYQGGLTPVRLGGGHQTESLLLKNKEGKNYILSNIEKYPYMLLPQQLRQTFSKSWLKDAMSAQFPYGAVVAAEIARAVKVNHTTPTIGWVAPDAHFGYYETQFAGKICLIEEREPGDSSINTGNMIKLLNASDNNRIDSVEFFKARLLDWFLGDWDEHEDQWRWQYKRRGNVNYYTAVPHDRAEMFFINQGVIPSIASRRWVARYLKGYNGGYRTINDFFENDHTLNTRFMTQIGYDQWMQVTRSFAAALTDDVLENSLKKLPLAVYRIRHRQLMALMRERRDKLVAAAETYYRFFNHRVDVKLSDQGQVVSVKDTLNGALVITARRARYRGKSVLFSRVFDPKITKEVRLYISKGDDSVLVDQKVSKIKVRIIGGNGHKLYNIVNAGPKVNVYEKLNTATFTGPAQDRVDKHLSNDTSNIGYVPTNLYHTILPLFQTGYNFDDGYYFNVGFKYIHQGFRKFPTSTQEAVYGHSVASGESRLSYNGSWVNAFGKADAEIAVNAYFPKVINFFGRSNQPEFNKVGDYNNYYRAKFNFYTVDATVRFQNLDGTIILRLGPSVQYYHPVSENLGRLVSNPNLIHTYDSATVNNDKVHAGIVATYIDDKRNNKVLTDWGVYVNVRIQAYAGVGGNSRSFIQAIPEARLYKSVDTKSNFVITERIGGGLTYGRTTYYQSLFLGGEDNLPGFKQDRFAGQQMMFNNLEARIKLTDFLPYILPGQFGLTAAHNIGRVWVKREFSTEWHNSFSGGIYISPSDMALFQLKGGYSKEGFYPYVNFSLTF; this is encoded by the coding sequence ATGAAGAGACTGGTCCTATTTCCCCTGTTATTATTAGTATTTTCCCTGCACGCCCAGGATTCTGTTAAGTACCGTATTATCCTGATAGGCGATGCCGGCGAACTTGGTAAGCAGCAAAAAGGCGTACTAAGCAGTGCTGCCGCTAATGTGCTGGAAAATAAAACCACAGTGCTTTACCTTGGCGATAATATCTATCCCACAGGTATTGGACTGCCGGGCAGTAAAGAGGAAGAAACAACTAAAAATATCCTGCGGTCGCAGTACCAGCCTATGCGCGCTGCCGGGGCGCCGGTTTATTTTATACCCGGTAACCACGATTGGGACCGGATGGGCCCAAAAGGCCTGGCTAAAGTAAAACGCGCGGGCGAGTTTTTGGCTGAACAAAAAGATACCCTGCTTAAAATGGCGCCGGCAAAGGGTTGCCCAGATCCCACGGAAATAAAGATTAACGACGATTTGGTAGTTATTGCTTTCGATTCGGAATGGTGGCTTTACATTTATAACAAGGATAACCCCGATGCTGATTGCGATTGCAAAACCAATGATGAAGTTATTGGCCGGTTTAAAGAATTGCTGTATAAAAACCGCGATAAGATCATCATCCTGGCCGACCATCATCCCTTTGATACCTACGGGCACCATGGCGGCAGCTATATTTGGCAGGATTACCTGTTCCCGCTAACCTCTGTAAAAAGCAGCTTGTATATACCTCTGCCGGTAATAGGCGCTTTATATCCGTTTTTACGAAGTACTTTTGATAACCCCGAGGATAACGGGCACCCCTTGTACAAAACGATGATCAAGGGGATAGACCGCGTATTTACGCTCGATTCAAACGTGGTGCGTGTTGCCGGGCATGAACATGGCCTGCAATTTATAAATGATGAAGGGGTAATACAGGTGGTAAGCGGTTCGGGCGCTAAACGGGCGGTAGTAAAAAAGGGCAAACATTCGTTATTTGCCCTAAGGGAAGCCGGTTATGTTACCCTTGATTTAATGCTGAACAAAAGTATGCGCTTTACCTACTATGCAAATAACGCCAAGGATAGCGTTTTTAAAAAGGTGTACACCTACAGCAAGCCATTTATCCCGGTACATATTCCTGTTGAAAAAAGTGACGTGGTAATGAAAGAGGATAGTATTACCGTATCGGCACACCCGTCTTTTAATAAAGTAAGTAAACTGCACCGCCTGGTTTATGGTGAAAACTACCGAAAGGAGTGGGCCGTAAACGCACGCCTGCCTATCATAAAACTGCACTCGTACCAGGGCGGGCTAACCCCGGTAAGGCTTGGCGGCGGCCACCAAACTGAATCGCTTTTATTGAAAAATAAAGAAGGTAAAAACTATATTTTAAGCAATATTGAAAAATATCCATACATGCTGTTGCCGCAACAATTAAGGCAAACCTTCTCAAAATCGTGGTTAAAAGATGCCATGTCGGCACAATTTCCGTATGGCGCTGTTGTAGCTGCAGAAATTGCCCGGGCTGTTAAAGTAAACCATACTACACCAACCATAGGCTGGGTAGCACCCGATGCACATTTTGGTTATTATGAGACACAGTTTGCCGGCAAAATATGCCTGATAGAGGAACGCGAACCGGGCGATAGTTCTATCAATACAGGTAATATGATAAAGTTGCTTAATGCCAGCGATAACAACCGTATTGATAGCGTGGAATTTTTTAAAGCCCGTTTGCTGGATTGGTTTTTGGGCGACTGGGATGAACACGAAGACCAATGGCGCTGGCAATACAAGCGAAGGGGCAATGTTAACTATTATACCGCAGTACCGCACGATAGGGCCGAAATGTTCTTCATTAACCAGGGGGTTATCCCAAGTATTGCATCGCGGCGGTGGGTGGCGCGATATTTAAAAGGGTATAATGGCGGCTACAGGACGATAAACGATTTTTTTGAGAACGACCATACCCTGAATACACGGTTCATGACCCAGATAGGTTATGATCAATGGATGCAGGTTACCCGCAGCTTTGCTGCCGCGCTTACCGACGATGTTTTAGAAAACTCATTAAAAAAACTGCCGCTGGCGGTATACCGCATCAGGCATAGGCAGTTAATGGCCCTGATGCGCGAAAGACGTGATAAGCTTGTTGCAGCAGCCGAAACCTATTACCGCTTTTTTAATCACCGGGTTGATGTTAAACTTTCAGATCAGGGCCAGGTTGTATCTGTAAAAGATACGCTTAACGGCGCTTTGGTAATTACTGCACGCAGGGCCAGGTACCGCGGTAAAAGTGTTTTGTTTTCAAGGGTGTTCGACCCGAAAATAACCAAAGAAGTAAGGCTGTATATTTCAAAAGGCGATGATAGTGTGCTGGTAGATCAGAAAGTATCCAAAATAAAGGTTAGGATTATTGGGGGTAACGGGCATAAATTATATAATATAGTTAATGCTGGTCCAAAGGTTAATGTATACGAAAAGCTGAACACCGCAACCTTTACGGGGCCGGCCCAGGACAGGGTAGATAAGCATCTGTCAAACGATACTTCAAACATTGGTTACGTGCCAACTAATTTATACCATACTATATTGCCGCTATTTCAAACAGGCTATAATTTTGATGATGGCTATTATTTTAATGTGGGCTTTAAATATATCCATCAGGGTTTCCGTAAATTTCCCACCAGCACGCAGGAGGCTGTTTACGGGCATTCTGTTGCCAGCGGCGAATCAAGGCTTAGCTATAACGGCAGTTGGGTTAACGCTTTTGGTAAAGCCGATGCTGAGATTGCCGTGAATGCTTATTTCCCCAAAGTGATCAACTTTTTTGGGCGCAGCAACCAGCCTGAATTTAATAAGGTTGGCGATTACAATAATTATTACCGTGCTAAATTTAATTTTTACACGGTAGATGCTACCGTCCGTTTTCAAAACCTTGATGGTACTATTATTTTAAGGCTGGGCCCTTCTGTGCAATATTATCACCCCGTTAGCGAAAATCTGGGGCGTTTAGTATCAAACCCCAATTTGATCCACACTTATGATAGCGCGACGGTGAACAACGATAAAGTGCACGCGGGCATAGTTGCTACCTACATTGATGATAAGCGTAACAATAAGGTATTGACAGATTGGGGCGTATATGTAAATGTGCGTATCCAGGCTTATGCCGGGGTTGGCGGTAACAGCCGCTCGTTCATTCAGGCCATACCTGAAGCCCGTTTGTATAAAAGTGTCGATACCAAATCTAACTTTGTAATAACCGAACGGATAGGCGGCGGTTTAACATATGGTAGAACAACTTACTATCAATCGTTGTTTTTAGGGGGCGAGGATAATCTTCCCGGATTTAAACAGGATAGGTTTGCCGGACAGCAAATGATGTTTAACAACCTGGAAGCAAGGATAAAACTAACTGATTTTTTACCATACATCCTGCCCGGTCAGTTTGGGTTAACAGCCGCCCATAATATTGGGCGTGTGTGGGTTAAGCGTGAGTTTTCTACCGAGTGGCATAACAGCTTCAGCGGGGGCATTTACATATCGCCATCAGATATGGCCTTGTTTCAGTTAAAAGGCGGTTATTCTAAGGAAGGCTTTTATCCGTATGTTAATTTTAGTTTGACTTTTTAA